GAGCGCTCCGCGGCCACCGCGACGGTTCCGTCGGCCGGTGTACGGCGGATCGCGTTGATCAGGAGGTTGCCCAGGACGCGGCTCATCTCCTTGCTGTCGACCTCCACGGGGACGGCCTCGACGCTGTCGCCGACGAGATGCACGCGGTGCTCGCGGGCCAGCGGATCGACACCCGCGAGCGCGTCACCGACCAGGTCGTAGACAGAGATGCGCGCCGGTGAGAGTGCCAGTGCGCCGGCATGGATGCGGGACAGCTCGAAGAGGTCACCGACCATGGAGTTGAGGCGTTCGACCTCGGTGCGGATCTGGCGCAGGTAGCGGTCCGGTTCGGCGGCCACGCCGTCCTCCAGCGCCTCGGACATGGCCCGCAGTCCGGCCAGCGGGGTGCGCAGGTCGTGCGAGATCCAGGCGACCAGTTCGCGCCGGGAGCGTTCCAGGGCCCGCTCGCGCTCCCTGGATTCGGCGAGCTTGGCGCTGGTCGACTCCAACTCCCTCGTGAGGGCGGCGAGTTCGGCGCTCCCGGGCTCGGGCGGGGCCGCGAAGCTTCCGCCGTCGCCGAAGGAACGGGCCGCCAGGGTCAGGGCGTTGCTGCGGGCGACCACCCAGCGGCCGAGCAGCAGCGCGGTGGCGAGCGAGACCACGGCTGCCATCGCCACGACGATGGTGACCACGGTCAGGTCGTGCGGCGAGAGGAACATCTCCCAGGCCACCGCGAGCGTCCCGGCGAGCATCGCGAGCACCGCGACGGCCGCCACGACGGTCATCGCCACGACGACCGAGCGGTGCCGCAGCAGGCGCAGCGTCAGGGCGCCGAGCAGCCCGGCGCTCGCGGCCCCCAGGAAGGCGAAGAGGGCGATGACGAGGATGTCCTGCATGGGGTCAGCCTTCGGCTCGGGGCGGTACGGGGTCGCCCTGCGGGTCGCGGAGATCGTGGGGAGCGGGCGGGCGCCGCGCAGTGGAGTCGGTGGAGTTGGTGGGGTCCGCGGGGCCCGCGGCGTCGCCTGCCGGTACGTCGAGGCGGTACCCCAGGCCCCACACCGTCTGGATGAGCCGCGGCCTGGCCGGATCATCCTCGACCTTGCCGCGCAGCCTGCGGACGTGGACCGTGACCGTGGACAGGTCGCCGAACTCCCAGCCCCACACTTCCCGCATCAGCTCTTCCCGCCCGAAGGCCTGGCCCGGATGGCGCAGCAGGAAGGTGAGGAGGTCGAACTCCCTGAGAGTCAGGGCGAGTTCCGTCCCGTCCCTCGTCGCACGGCGCGCCGCCGGGTCCACCCACAGGCCCGCGGCGGCCAGCGTGGCGACACCCTCGGCAGCGCGTGCGGCATGGCTGCGGCGCAGCACCGATTCCACTCGCAGGACCAGCTCGCGCGGGCTGAACGGCTTGGTGACGTAGTCGTCGGCTCCCACTTCCAGGCCCAGGATCCGGTCGTCCTCGTCACCGCGGGCGGTGAGCATGATGACGGGCACCGGACCCGTGGCGCGCAGCCGGCGGCACACCTCAAGGCCGTCCATGCCGGGCAGCATCAGGTCGAGGACGACGAGGTCGGGCCGGAACGCCGCGGCGCGTTCCAGCGCGCCGGGGCCGTCCTCGGCGCGGTCGACCGTGTAGCCGCCGCGCTCCAGGTAGCCCGCGACGACCTCGGCGACGGTCGGGTCGTCGTCCACGACGAGCACCCGGAGCGGGCCGGTCGTCGTGGGCCCGGCGGGCGGGCGGTCCTGCGGTGGTGGCTGCATACGGCAAGCCTCGCACCTGCCGCGCGGATACCCGCCGGTCAGACCTGCTTCCGGTTGCCGACGTCCCTGTTTCGTAAGAACCTCAAGTCCAATATGTCCGGTTCGGATTCATAGGGTGAGTCACATGACGCCCTCCCCCTCCGTAGAACCCGATGTACCCGAGGCTCTTGATGCTCGTGCCGTCCGGGTCGACATCGTCCTGCCCTGCCTCGACGAGGCCGCGGCGCTGCCCTGGGTCCTGGAGCGCATCCCCCCGGGCTGGCGGGCCCTGGTCGTCGACAACGGCTCCACCGACGGTTCGGCGGACATCGCCCGCGCCCTGGGCGCCACCGTCGTGCACGAGCCGCAGCGCGGCTTCGGGGCCGCCTGCCACGCGGGCCTCATGGCGTCCGACGCGGACGTGGTGTGCTTCTGCGACTGCGACGCCTCCCTCGACCCGGGGCTGCTGCGGACCTTCGTACGCAGGGTGACGGACGGAGAGGCCGATCTGGTCGTCGGACGGCGGCGCCCGCAGGGACGCGGCGCCTGGCCGCCGCACGCGCGTGCGGGCAATCTGGCACTCGCCCGGATGCTGCGGCGGCGTACCGGCGTACGACTGCACGACCTGGGCCCGATGCGGGCGATGCGGCGCGAGGGACTGCTCGGGCTCGGACTGACCGACCGGCGCAGCGGCTACCCGCTGCAGATGGT
This Streptomyces sp. NBC_01283 DNA region includes the following protein-coding sequences:
- a CDS encoding sensor histidine kinase — its product is MQDILVIALFAFLGAASAGLLGALTLRLLRHRSVVVAMTVVAAVAVLAMLAGTLAVAWEMFLSPHDLTVVTIVVAMAAVVSLATALLLGRWVVARSNALTLAARSFGDGGSFAAPPEPGSAELAALTRELESTSAKLAESRERERALERSRRELVAWISHDLRTPLAGLRAMSEALEDGVAAEPDRYLRQIRTEVERLNSMVGDLFELSRIHAGALALSPARISVYDLVGDALAGVDPLAREHRVHLVGDSVEAVPVEVDSKEMSRVLGNLLINAIRRTPADGTVAVAAERSPDGVVLSVTDGCGGIPEEDLSRVFDTGWRGSQSRTPPAGAGLGLAIVRGIVEAHQGRAAVRNVAGGCRFEVTLPTAPA
- a CDS encoding response regulator transcription factor is translated as MQPPPQDRPPAGPTTTGPLRVLVVDDDPTVAEVVAGYLERGGYTVDRAEDGPGALERAAAFRPDLVVLDLMLPGMDGLEVCRRLRATGPVPVIMLTARGDEDDRILGLEVGADDYVTKPFSPRELVLRVESVLRRSHAARAAEGVATLAAAGLWVDPAARRATRDGTELALTLREFDLLTFLLRHPGQAFGREELMREVWGWEFGDLSTVTVHVRRLRGKVEDDPARPRLIQTVWGLGYRLDVPAGDAAGPADPTNSTDSTARRPPAPHDLRDPQGDPVPPRAEG
- a CDS encoding glycosyltransferase family 2 protein, giving the protein MTPSPSVEPDVPEALDARAVRVDIVLPCLDEAAALPWVLERIPPGWRALVVDNGSTDGSADIARALGATVVHEPQRGFGAACHAGLMASDADVVCFCDCDASLDPGLLRTFVRRVTDGEADLVVGRRRPQGRGAWPPHARAGNLALARMLRRRTGVRLHDLGPMRAMRREGLLGLGLTDRRSGYPLQMVVRAADSGWRIEERDVPYLPREGKSKVTGTWRGTWHAVRDMRAVLAEPPRADSAGGARRVSGGAL